In bacterium, a single window of DNA contains:
- a CDS encoding class I SAM-dependent methyltransferase, with the protein MLNPVKSLKRRLRRKIVRSHLDSFMSDHRTNECVLDLGCGDSRYSRYFPNRIGLDHSMQEGVNIVGDAHHLPFSSSSFSMILTTEMLEHVHDPQQVIDEIERVLRPGGKVILTTRFVFPIHEAPLDFYRFTKYGLAHLFRKWGEIEIRPETNPFEGIGVLFQRMAYQSDFRGSKLISYSCLLLARFVSILDVLVTRQYGDIKRKSSETEIITSGYYLVAHKV; encoded by the coding sequence ATGTTAAACCCTGTGAAAAGTTTAAAGCGTCGGCTGAGGCGCAAGATTGTGCGCAGTCATCTCGATTCCTTTATGTCAGATCATAGAACGAACGAGTGTGTGCTGGATTTGGGTTGTGGCGACTCACGCTATTCACGCTATTTTCCTAATCGGATAGGACTGGATCATTCTATGCAGGAAGGAGTGAATATTGTTGGAGACGCGCATCATCTCCCTTTTTCTTCTTCCTCATTCTCCATGATTCTAACAACCGAGATGCTGGAGCATGTTCACGACCCCCAACAAGTGATTGATGAGATCGAGAGAGTCCTGCGGCCGGGGGGTAAAGTTATTCTGACAACAAGGTTTGTCTTTCCGATTCATGAAGCACCTTTGGATTTTTATCGTTTTACAAAATATGGCCTGGCGCATCTCTTCCGGAAATGGGGAGAGATTGAAATTAGGCCTGAAACAAATCCGTTTGAAGGAATTGGTGTCCTTTTTCAAAGGATGGCGTATCAATCTGACTTCCGTGGCTCTAAGCTTATCTCTTATTCTTGTCTTCTTCTGGCGCGATTTGTTTCCATCCTGGACGTGCTGGTTACCAGACAATACGGGGATATCAAACGCAAATCCAGCGAAACGGAAATCATCACCAGTGGATATTATCTTGTAGCACACAAAGTATGA
- a CDS encoding glycosyltransferase, whose product MSTTPETSSLQNGIKKDNPRASVIVVTRNRADSLERALRALQKLDYPNYEILVVDNDSKDNTTSVIEQYGAKRVFSPSRFGIGYCRRRGVESAQGEIIAFCDDDCVPASDWLSCFVERFNQEPDVHLLGGQVINIGFPDKDGYGDAKRYKGRSKLSRNGRLVFVEDPKDAEFFGNMNLAFRKKSVVSVGGYDPFFNVMAEIDLQVRLRKNGFKISFEPRAISEHHYTGVHLKGRHFFHGPQLVRLYLCLKHFRPEKTGDWFRFLGYEIRLLSRDLLTVLRKSGGAVLKGQFSNLLSVPAEGLRAVSARLAIPWLLWRARSAR is encoded by the coding sequence ATGAGTACTACACCGGAGACATCCAGCTTGCAGAATGGTATCAAAAAGGATAATCCCAGAGCGTCCGTAATTGTGGTAACTCGCAACCGTGCCGATTCATTGGAGAGGGCGTTGCGAGCCTTGCAAAAATTGGATTATCCCAACTATGAGATTCTGGTGGTGGATAATGACTCAAAAGATAATACTACGAGCGTTATAGAGCAGTATGGCGCGAAACGTGTTTTCAGTCCTTCCCGGTTTGGGATCGGTTACTGCCGGCGCAGAGGTGTGGAATCGGCGCAGGGAGAAATTATAGCGTTTTGTGACGACGATTGCGTTCCGGCTAGCGATTGGTTGAGCTGTTTTGTGGAACGCTTCAATCAGGAGCCGGATGTACATTTGTTAGGTGGGCAGGTGATTAACATTGGATTTCCTGATAAGGATGGTTATGGCGATGCCAAGCGCTATAAGGGAAGATCCAAGCTGAGCCGGAATGGAAGGCTCGTTTTTGTCGAAGATCCCAAAGATGCCGAATTCTTCGGAAATATGAACCTGGCCTTTCGAAAGAAGAGCGTTGTGAGTGTTGGAGGCTACGATCCTTTTTTCAACGTGATGGCAGAAATAGACTTGCAGGTACGCTTACGGAAGAATGGTTTTAAAATCTCATTTGAGCCCCGAGCAATATCGGAACATCATTACACCGGCGTTCATTTGAAGGGTAGGCATTTCTTCCATGGCCCACAGCTGGTTCGCTTGTATCTTTGTCTGAAACATTTTCGTCCCGAAAAAACCGGTGACTGGTTCAGATTTCTGGGATATGAAATCCGATTGCTTTCCCGCGATCTTCTCACTGTTTTAAGAAAGAGCGGTGGAGCCGTGTTAAAAGGCCAGTTCAGCAATCTACTTTCCGTTCCTGCGGAAGGATTAAGAGCAGTCAGCGCGCGACTCGCTATTCCCTGGCTTCTGTGGCGTGCAAGGTCGGCGAGGTGA
- a CDS encoding glycosyltransferase — MVLPIISVAICTFNRAELLATVLETACNQSLPQDEYEILVIDNNSTDATAEVVKRTMRTYSNVRYFVEVSQGLSHARNRGWQEARGEYVAYTDDDCKLPREWLAVAKEIIRKQNPEMFGGPYYAFYNSAKPLWFKDSYASSELSTESVLLNGRKFLRGPNMFFRRDLLAKFNGFNTSLGMTGKTVAYGEDGELQRRIRNRMPEAKTYYTPELFVYHLVRPEKMTLSWEIRSAIGKGRSRYLEMKGAPGDVLPVVILKGLKILLLCCAQAAGGFLFRDRSRYPYYRSYLYEHIVWRLAGLGRLYEQLRRSGDKPMKTQSFEAL; from the coding sequence ATGGTATTGCCGATAATCTCCGTAGCAATTTGCACATTCAACAGGGCTGAACTATTAGCGACTGTATTGGAGACTGCATGCAATCAAAGCCTCCCTCAAGATGAGTACGAAATCCTTGTGATTGATAACAACTCCACAGACGCAACTGCAGAAGTTGTCAAAAGAACAATGCGCACCTATTCGAACGTGCGCTATTTTGTCGAAGTAAGTCAAGGACTATCTCATGCCCGCAATCGGGGATGGCAAGAAGCTCGCGGAGAATATGTAGCGTATACGGATGATGACTGCAAGCTTCCACGGGAATGGCTGGCCGTAGCGAAAGAGATCATCCGCAAACAAAATCCCGAAATGTTTGGCGGACCTTACTATGCATTTTATAATTCAGCGAAGCCACTATGGTTTAAGGACAGTTATGCCTCTTCTGAGCTGTCCACTGAATCAGTACTGTTAAATGGTCGTAAGTTCCTGCGAGGTCCAAATATGTTTTTTCGGCGTGATCTTCTGGCAAAATTCAATGGGTTTAACACAAGCCTTGGTATGACAGGAAAGACGGTCGCTTATGGGGAGGACGGAGAGCTGCAGCGGCGAATTCGAAACCGGATGCCGGAAGCAAAAACTTATTACACCCCGGAGTTGTTCGTATATCATCTGGTCCGTCCGGAAAAAATGACTTTATCCTGGGAAATTCGATCCGCAATTGGAAAGGGTCGTTCGCGCTATCTGGAAATGAAGGGCGCTCCTGGCGATGTTCTGCCGGTTGTGATACTCAAGGGTCTCAAAATATTGCTCCTTTGCTGTGCTCAAGCTGCCGGTGGTTTTCTCTTCCGTGATCGTTCCAGATACCCTTACTATCGCAGCTACCTTTATGAGCATATAGTATGGCGGCTCGCTGGTCTGGGAAGGTTGTACGAACAACTTCGAAGATCAGGCGATAAGCCAATGAAAACTCAAAGTTTTGAGGCGCTTTAA
- a CDS encoding sulfotransferase, whose amino-acid sequence MKPFLIYVCRDGRAVVNSYLRKYPSDSMAVAARNWAKKVLMMERYFESFPEESRIKISYEKLVTNPEDVIRHLCQSLNLSYHPEMLKYWKHEHHPVNGNAGTYSLVLKYQNKKGEQPTERTQKSIGLEPSFYERLGFQIRLDLRWQHELSRDQLEIFESIAGKVNQAYIYDI is encoded by the coding sequence ATGAAACCATTCTTGATCTATGTTTGCCGGGACGGCCGAGCCGTTGTGAATTCCTATCTCCGAAAATATCCTAGCGACAGCATGGCCGTTGCGGCCCGGAACTGGGCGAAAAAAGTTTTGATGATGGAACGTTATTTCGAATCCTTTCCAGAGGAAAGCAGGATAAAGATTTCCTATGAAAAGCTCGTAACAAATCCCGAAGATGTGATCAGACATCTCTGCCAATCGCTGAACCTTTCTTATCATCCAGAAATGTTGAAATACTGGAAACACGAACATCATCCGGTGAATGGGAATGCCGGAACTTATTCACTTGTGCTGAAGTATCAAAATAAAAAAGGCGAACAGCCGACGGAAAGGACCCAAAAATCCATAGGACTTGAACCTTCCTTTTATGAACGTCTAGGGTTCCAGATCCGACTCGATCTTCGCTGGCAACACGAGCTCAGCCGGGACCAGTTGGAGATCTTTGAGTCGATAGCGGGAAAAGTGAATCAAGCGTATATCTATGATATCTAG
- a CDS encoding sulfotransferase codes for MNESKPDEKVTRKVIFVMGSGHSGSTLLDLTLGSHSRGFSLGEFSTLCKMVKNGKLQTAICKICGENCVFWTNRVSISILESYFGWGNSGSSQIVDKVYSRFGSIRRNIYRDLFQWTGASVLIDSSKSISWIRRQLLPFWHWRDQDPILIYICRDGRAVVNSYLRKYPEKDIHDAVRGWVTLTEKMEEFFRDFRSDMRIRVSYESLATDSERILSSLCAFLRIDYEPGMLEYWKHEHHVLQSNSRARSPIVRYQKHMARDSIEGSSHRKDSDLNQSLGLGIKLDLKWKDELSAENLEIFEKIAGSVNRHYAYEEK; via the coding sequence ATGAATGAATCCAAACCGGACGAAAAGGTCACAAGAAAAGTAATTTTTGTTATGGGAAGCGGACATTCCGGTTCTACCCTATTAGATCTGACTCTGGGGAGTCACTCTCGCGGATTCTCATTAGGTGAGTTTTCCACTCTCTGCAAAATGGTCAAAAATGGCAAGCTCCAGACCGCAATTTGCAAGATCTGTGGCGAAAATTGTGTGTTCTGGACGAACAGGGTTTCCATTTCGATATTGGAGTCTTACTTCGGCTGGGGTAATTCCGGAAGCTCGCAAATCGTTGATAAAGTTTACAGCCGCTTCGGAAGCATTCGTCGCAATATCTACAGGGATCTTTTTCAATGGACTGGCGCCAGCGTTCTAATAGATTCGAGCAAAAGCATATCCTGGATCCGGAGACAGTTGCTTCCCTTCTGGCATTGGAGGGATCAGGATCCGATTTTGATATATATCTGTCGTGATGGCCGAGCGGTAGTCAATTCGTACCTTCGGAAGTATCCTGAAAAAGATATACATGACGCAGTGAGAGGTTGGGTAACGCTCACTGAGAAGATGGAAGAATTCTTTCGTGATTTTCGGTCAGACATGCGGATTCGTGTTTCTTACGAGTCGCTCGCCACCGATTCCGAAAGGATTCTTTCCTCACTATGCGCCTTTCTTAGAATTGATTATGAGCCTGGGATGCTCGAATACTGGAAGCATGAGCATCATGTCCTTCAAAGTAATTCCAGGGCGAGAAGCCCCATTGTCAGGTATCAAAAACATATGGCACGGGACTCTATTGAAGGTTCATCGCATAGGAAGGATTCAGACCTGAATCAGTCGCTGGGGCTTGGAATAAAGCTGGACTTAAAATGGAAAGATGAGTTGAGCGCGGAGAATTTAGAGATTTTCGAAAAGATAGCGGGAAGCGTCAACCGGCATTATGCGTATGAAGAAAAATAA
- a CDS encoding ABC transporter permease: MSGQKIADYPPSSVEDTDQSKSKPPEKDLPKIIIESKKDSWLIDWKELWLYKDVFYFLVLRDITVVYKQTILGFAWAIIRPLFSMVLFSLVFGRMVKVPTDGIPYPIFSYVALLPWTYFSSAMTASTMSLLTDSKLFTKVYFPRLIIPMTPVLAKLLDFAIASIMLGGMMAWYGTMPNINILFLPFLLILMVLTASGVGMWLSALSIQYRDIKHAAPFVTQLLMYAAPVVWPASLIPDKYRLLYGLYPIAGVIEGFRSALLGRTSMPWDLIVIGTISASLIAFSGAIYFRRKEDVFADVA, encoded by the coding sequence ATGTCAGGTCAAAAAATAGCTGATTACCCTCCGAGTTCTGTGGAGGACACAGATCAGTCGAAATCTAAACCACCGGAGAAGGACCTTCCAAAAATAATCATTGAATCCAAGAAGGATTCCTGGTTAATAGACTGGAAGGAATTGTGGCTCTACAAAGATGTGTTTTATTTTCTCGTTTTACGAGATATCACCGTTGTCTATAAGCAAACAATTTTAGGATTTGCCTGGGCCATCATCCGGCCCCTTTTCAGCATGGTCCTTTTTTCTCTCGTGTTCGGACGCATGGTGAAAGTTCCAACGGATGGTATTCCTTACCCGATTTTTTCTTACGTGGCACTTCTTCCGTGGACCTACTTCTCCTCAGCCATGACTGCATCCACCATGAGCCTTCTCACTGATTCCAAATTATTCACGAAGGTGTACTTTCCGAGACTTATTATTCCGATGACCCCGGTCCTAGCAAAGCTGCTTGATTTCGCTATTGCCTCTATCATGCTCGGCGGAATGATGGCATGGTACGGAACTATGCCGAACATAAATATTTTGTTTTTGCCTTTTCTTCTTATTTTGATGGTCCTCACAGCTTCTGGAGTGGGTATGTGGCTGTCCGCATTATCCATTCAGTACCGTGATATCAAACATGCTGCTCCCTTTGTCACACAACTTTTGATGTATGCAGCTCCCGTTGTCTGGCCCGCTTCGCTGATACCGGATAAATATCGGCTCCTTTACGGGTTGTACCCCATAGCCGGTGTCATTGAAGGATTTCGATCTGCTCTGCTCGGCAGGACTTCCATGCCGTGGGATTTGATCGTAATCGGCACAATCAGCGCATCCCTGATTGCCTTCTCGGGTGCAATTTATTTCCGCCGTAAGGAGGACGTTTTTGCCGATGTTGCATAG
- a CDS encoding glycosyltransferase, with amino-acid sequence MTLLVPDWKVGIEQGVADPYSFYGVYSNFAIRKVPIPRWKPLDFLHRTVVMPLVAVTGKPNLIHSRSLSAAWGLTKLFRVATILELHQPITNPKRNALFRQIVTSKRTMALVMVTHMMANQLRASLPNHLTIIVAPDGVDEGWVNQKLSIPEARNRINLSESERRVVVYAGHLYPGRGIDLIFQIAAKLPDHLFIIVGGRETELSHYRRKLDNLTNLKLLGFKPPADVFAFLQAANVLLMPYGDRVEASGGGDIASFTSPMKMFEYMAAGRPILASNLPILKEVLTNGSNALLLPYNQPELWIDALKRLQNDSILEQSLGQTASEVVAQYTWTNRAKHVLYQCGFA; translated from the coding sequence GTGACCCTTTTGGTACCAGACTGGAAGGTGGGTATCGAACAGGGAGTTGCAGATCCTTATTCGTTTTATGGTGTTTATAGTAATTTTGCGATACGAAAGGTTCCAATTCCACGCTGGAAGCCACTTGATTTTCTTCATCGTACAGTTGTTATGCCTCTCGTCGCCGTAACCGGCAAGCCAAATTTAATTCATTCGCGCAGCTTATCTGCCGCATGGGGTTTGACGAAGTTATTCCGCGTAGCAACGATTCTGGAGTTACATCAGCCAATCACAAATCCAAAACGGAACGCCCTGTTCCGGCAGATAGTTACCAGCAAGAGAACCATGGCCCTAGTTATGGTCACTCATATGATGGCAAATCAATTGCGCGCGAGTCTGCCAAATCATCTAACAATCATTGTGGCGCCAGACGGTGTGGACGAAGGTTGGGTGAATCAGAAACTTTCAATCCCGGAAGCTCGCAATCGGATCAATCTCTCAGAATCAGAACGGCGTGTAGTCGTGTATGCAGGTCATCTTTATCCCGGAAGGGGAATCGATTTGATCTTTCAAATCGCCGCTAAACTTCCAGATCATCTCTTCATTATTGTAGGCGGCCGTGAGACGGAGCTTTCCCATTATCGGCGGAAGTTGGATAATTTAACAAATCTGAAGTTGCTTGGATTTAAGCCGCCTGCCGATGTATTCGCGTTTCTTCAGGCTGCCAATGTGCTTTTGATGCCATACGGGGACCGGGTAGAAGCATCTGGAGGAGGAGACATTGCGTCGTTTACGTCTCCTATGAAAATGTTTGAATACATGGCTGCGGGGCGACCAATTCTGGCATCAAATCTACCGATCCTCAAAGAAGTTCTCACAAATGGAAGCAATGCGTTACTGTTACCTTACAATCAGCCGGAACTTTGGATCGACGCTTTGAAGCGGCTTCAGAACGATTCCATATTGGAGCAAAGCCTTGGACAGACAGCAAGTGAAGTTGTAGCACAATACACGTGGACGAACCGGGCGAAGCATGTATTGTATCAATGCGGTTTTGCATAA
- a CDS encoding glycosyltransferase, producing the protein MKLAAFLISFNRPEILRETIHQILQQTRPPDLLLVVDNGNSRETEKIVQNYSNRNVIYQAMEQNVGPAGASAYALTRLVAQGYEWIYWGDEDDPPEFPDIFERLMTIAENVEDDVAGIGAVGARFNWKIGESERLKDEQLVGIVEVDTIGGNSQLILRNRAVREAGLPDSRLFFGSYEPEYCLRVRRAGFRFLVDGQLMWKHREKKGRLKLKRTRSWISKYPSALIWRRYYRTRNYIFMMRKTFSRPDLARRETMKAIARTLFSWFRGIPYGAAFSRLQLLAVLDGYRGRMGRTVIARPKESDSLREELPA; encoded by the coding sequence ATGAAGCTGGCCGCGTTCCTTATTAGTTTCAACCGTCCAGAGATCCTTCGCGAAACGATCCATCAAATACTGCAACAAACACGCCCTCCGGATCTATTACTGGTGGTTGACAACGGTAATTCGAGAGAGACAGAAAAGATTGTTCAGAATTACTCCAATAGAAATGTGATCTATCAGGCAATGGAGCAGAATGTCGGTCCGGCCGGAGCTTCTGCGTACGCGCTCACTCGTCTCGTGGCCCAGGGATATGAGTGGATTTACTGGGGCGATGAAGATGATCCTCCCGAATTCCCTGATATTTTTGAGCGTCTCATGACAATCGCTGAGAATGTAGAAGACGATGTTGCGGGTATCGGCGCCGTTGGTGCACGATTCAACTGGAAGATAGGAGAGTCTGAAAGACTGAAAGATGAACAGTTGGTAGGAATAGTGGAGGTGGATACTATTGGAGGTAACAGCCAGTTGATCCTACGGAACAGAGCTGTTCGAGAAGCGGGACTCCCGGATTCGCGACTTTTTTTTGGTTCGTATGAGCCGGAATATTGTTTGCGAGTTAGAAGAGCAGGCTTTCGATTTCTAGTAGACGGCCAACTCATGTGGAAACATAGAGAAAAAAAGGGACGTTTGAAATTGAAACGGACCCGTAGTTGGATTTCTAAATATCCGTCGGCCTTAATCTGGAGACGGTACTACAGAACCAGGAACTACATTTTCATGATGCGCAAAACTTTTTCGCGACCGGATCTGGCGCGGCGTGAAACCATGAAAGCGATTGCCAGAACACTTTTTTCCTGGTTTCGGGGAATTCCTTATGGCGCAGCTTTTAGCCGCCTGCAATTGCTCGCAGTGCTTGATGGATATCGAGGCCGCATGGGCCGTACGGTTATCGCGCGGCCAAAAGAATCCGATTCTCTGCGGGAAGAGCTTCCTGCATAA
- a CDS encoding polysaccharide deacetylase family protein, whose amino-acid sequence MNQKIGTFLDAILYRSPAQPLFLWRASRRFVVLAYHAIDDPNQFEQHIHYLVQTMHPVSLDDVLRAMAGGRGLPEKAVLLTFDDGDRTLLDLCRPILKKRGVPGVGFIVSGLIDTETAPWWDQVKELVRKGGSLTEFPCKNPEDLVRLLKRAPDDQRLKAIEDLQRTSGKECKPLPQLNSRELPLLESSGISIGNHSHTHPCFPRCSTEKISHEMYRSHEILTEALGHAPKSFAFPNGDSDERAVPLLKTLGYEAAFLFDHRISSWPPEEPLQISRVRVNSTTRMDRFRIILSGLHPAIHRARIAVGM is encoded by the coding sequence ATGAATCAAAAAATAGGAACCTTTCTTGATGCAATTCTATATCGTTCACCTGCTCAGCCGCTTTTTCTATGGCGAGCCAGTCGAAGATTTGTTGTACTTGCCTACCATGCCATTGACGATCCGAACCAGTTTGAACAGCACATTCATTACCTTGTTCAAACAATGCATCCGGTTAGCCTGGACGATGTTCTAAGAGCAATGGCCGGTGGGCGCGGATTACCGGAGAAAGCTGTTCTTTTGACCTTTGACGATGGGGACAGAACCCTGTTGGATTTATGCAGACCGATTCTAAAAAAAAGAGGAGTTCCTGGAGTAGGCTTTATTGTTTCCGGTTTGATTGACACTGAAACTGCTCCGTGGTGGGATCAAGTAAAAGAGCTAGTTCGCAAGGGAGGAAGCTTGACTGAGTTTCCATGCAAGAATCCCGAGGATCTGGTTCGATTGCTAAAAAGAGCTCCGGATGATCAGAGGTTGAAAGCAATCGAGGATCTTCAACGAACTTCGGGAAAGGAATGCAAACCGCTCCCACAACTGAACAGCCGTGAACTTCCACTTCTTGAATCCTCTGGCATCTCCATCGGAAATCATTCACATACGCATCCCTGCTTTCCGCGTTGTTCGACTGAGAAAATCTCACATGAGATGTATCGTTCGCATGAAATACTGACCGAAGCTCTTGGTCATGCACCGAAATCGTTCGCTTTTCCAAATGGTGATTCTGATGAAAGAGCTGTTCCGTTATTAAAAACGCTGGGATACGAAGCAGCATTTTTGTTTGATCATCGTATCAGTTCCTGGCCTCCCGAAGAACCACTTCAGATTTCGCGGGTACGGGTTAATTCCACTACTCGAATGGATCGATTTCGTATCATTTTGAGCGGTCTCCATCCTGCAATTCACCGGGCCAGAATTGCTGTCGGCATGTGA
- a CDS encoding glycosyltransferase family 4 protein, whose protein sequence is MVPLKILFVIDSLGRSGSERSLAELLPYLERASISCIIVCLRQREEGVQKEVEKLGFDVRILKGKGWLSRLRELRKIILAEKPDLIHTTLFASNILGRLSGRGVPILSSLVNTPYEAIRFKDPNIKARRLRIVRWVDSWTARCCTTHFHAVSKAAKESAVTTLGIRPERITVVERGRDPDRLGYPGKERSMLARTALGLDENDEIIVNIGRLEYQKGQKYLLDAIAHLLPKHPRLVLLIAGRSGVLSSELSQLSEKLGLNGRVRFLGYRSDIPEILAAADVFAFPSLYEGLPGAVIEAMALGLPVVASSIPAVLEVVEPGGNALLVQPGSAIEFAQALETLLEDRNKCITFGKRSREIFEERFTLDRSASSMIQLFRQTAATRK, encoded by the coding sequence ATGGTGCCTCTGAAAATCCTTTTCGTGATCGACAGTCTTGGTCGCAGCGGGTCGGAAAGATCTCTAGCCGAGCTACTCCCCTATCTTGAACGAGCGAGTATTTCCTGCATTATCGTTTGTCTCCGCCAACGGGAAGAAGGAGTTCAAAAAGAGGTTGAGAAACTTGGATTCGATGTCCGAATCCTGAAGGGGAAAGGATGGTTGTCGCGATTGCGAGAACTTCGGAAGATCATCTTAGCAGAAAAACCTGATCTGATTCACACGACTTTATTTGCATCCAATATTCTGGGACGCCTGTCTGGAAGGGGCGTTCCAATTCTAAGTAGTCTTGTGAATACGCCGTATGAAGCCATCCGATTTAAGGATCCAAACATTAAGGCCAGGCGACTTCGAATAGTGAGATGGGTTGATTCGTGGACTGCGCGGTGCTGTACAACGCATTTTCACGCCGTTTCGAAAGCGGCGAAAGAGTCTGCAGTTACGACTCTCGGAATCCGGCCGGAAAGAATTACCGTAGTGGAGAGAGGACGCGATCCTGATCGACTCGGTTATCCGGGAAAGGAACGCTCGATGCTTGCTCGAACTGCTTTGGGTCTCGACGAAAATGACGAAATCATTGTTAACATTGGGCGACTCGAATACCAAAAAGGACAGAAATATCTGTTGGACGCGATCGCCCATTTACTTCCCAAACACCCGCGATTAGTACTTCTCATTGCTGGAAGGTCAGGAGTTCTTTCCAGTGAGCTTTCGCAACTGAGCGAAAAGCTTGGATTGAATGGCAGAGTTCGCTTCCTCGGTTATCGTTCCGATATACCTGAAATTCTTGCAGCGGCAGATGTCTTTGCCTTTCCTTCCTTGTACGAGGGGTTGCCCGGCGCCGTAATCGAAGCAATGGCTTTAGGACTTCCCGTAGTTGCATCCAGCATTCCCGCGGTTCTTGAAGTAGTGGAGCCCGGTGGCAATGCGCTGCTGGTACAGCCAGGATCGGCAATCGAATTTGCTCAGGCACTCGAGACACTTCTGGAGGATCGAAATAAATGCATCACATTCGGAAAACGCAGCAGAGAAATATTTGAAGAACGATTTACATTAGATCGATCCGCTTCCAGTATGATTCAGTTGTTTCGTCAGACTGCAGCTACCAGGAAATGA